The following proteins come from a genomic window of Geomonas sp. RF6:
- a CDS encoding acyl carrier protein phosphodiesterase, whose product MNYLFHLYLAGEDPDLIAGGFAGDFVKGPLDRFDPPGMRRGVELHRLVDSFAEREESFRQSRQRIAPHYRLFRSVLVDIFYDHFLSVTWEEWHHEPLPQYLARVRGVLEGKREFLPERLKELMPVVLDELIPSYHRMEGIGKALKRMSARVRRPNPLAGAEEELLLHYRELEGDFRLFLPEAVRYAEGIKARGGM is encoded by the coding sequence TTGAACTACCTCTTTCACCTCTATCTGGCCGGTGAAGACCCCGACCTCATCGCGGGTGGCTTCGCGGGGGACTTCGTCAAGGGACCGCTCGACCGCTTTGATCCACCCGGAATGCGGCGCGGGGTAGAGTTGCATCGGCTGGTGGATTCATTCGCAGAGCGCGAGGAGTCGTTCCGGCAGAGCCGGCAGCGCATCGCGCCGCACTACAGGCTCTTTCGCAGCGTGCTGGTTGACATATTTTACGACCACTTCCTGAGCGTGACGTGGGAGGAGTGGCACCATGAACCGTTGCCGCAATACCTGGCGCGGGTAAGAGGGGTACTGGAGGGAAAGAGGGAGTTTCTGCCGGAGCGCCTGAAGGAGCTTATGCCGGTCGTTCTGGACGAGCTGATACCCTCCTATCACAGGATGGAGGGTATCGGGAAGGCGCTGAAGCGCATGTCTGCGAGGGTCCGCCGCCCCAATCCGCTGGCAGGCGCGGAAGAGGAACTGTTGCTGCATTATCGGGAGCTGGAGGGGGATTTCCGGCTTTTCCTGCCGGAGGCGGTGAGGTATGCGGAAGGAATCAAGGCAAGAGGTGGAATGTAG
- a CDS encoding TerC family protein: protein MEWLADPQTWLALITLTALEVVLGIDNIIFISIQAGKLPAHQREKARLLGLGLAMFIRIALLFSLAWLMGLTDPLFTVLQAEISGRDLILISGGLFLIWKSTMEIHEKLEGGGDHMTARAAASFGSVIVQILLLDIVFSLDSIITALGMANQLAVMVAAVVIAVGFMMGFSGMISAFVERHPTVKMLALSFLLLIGVALIGDGLDMHIPKGYIYFAMAFSVLVEMLNLRARKTNPTH, encoded by the coding sequence ATGGAATGGCTGGCAGACCCGCAAACGTGGCTGGCTCTCATCACGCTGACGGCGCTCGAGGTAGTGCTCGGCATCGACAACATCATCTTCATCTCCATCCAGGCTGGGAAGCTGCCGGCGCATCAGCGGGAGAAGGCCCGGCTCCTTGGGCTCGGTCTTGCCATGTTCATCCGGATCGCGCTCCTCTTCTCCCTGGCGTGGCTCATGGGGCTCACCGACCCGCTCTTTACCGTGCTGCAGGCGGAGATCTCCGGACGCGACCTCATCCTCATAAGCGGCGGGCTCTTCCTCATCTGGAAGAGCACCATGGAGATCCACGAAAAGCTCGAAGGGGGCGGGGACCACATGACAGCGCGTGCCGCCGCTTCCTTCGGCTCCGTCATCGTGCAGATACTCCTTCTGGACATCGTCTTTTCGCTCGACTCGATCATCACCGCGCTCGGGATGGCGAACCAGCTCGCGGTGATGGTCGCGGCTGTCGTGATCGCCGTCGGGTTCATGATGGGCTTCTCCGGGATGATCAGCGCCTTTGTGGAGAGGCACCCCACCGTGAAGATGCTGGCCCTCTCCTTTCTGCTCCTGATCGGTGTGGCGCTCATCGGGGACGGCCTCGACATGCACATCCCGAAGGGGTACATCTATTTCGCCATGGCTTTCTCGGTGCTGGTGGAGATGCTGAACCTGCGGGCACGGAAGACGAATCCGACGCATTAA
- the htpX gene encoding zinc metalloprotease HtpX, giving the protein MNRLKTTLLLTLLTLLMVAMGNALGGKTGMVFAFAMACATNFFSYWFSDKIVLRMYGAQEVGEHEHPAFYGMVRRLAIQAGLPMPRVYIIPSDSPNAFATGRNPDHAAVAATEGILRILSPAELEGVMAHELAHVQNRDILVSTIAATFAGAISMVGNMLQWGAMFGAGRSDDEEGGSIVGTLAMAIVAPIAAMLIQMAVSRSREYLADEGGARICGNPLALAGALNKLHNYSHMIPMQEARPASAHLFIVNPLTGSSLMNLFSTHPPMEERIARLEAMAYGRRA; this is encoded by the coding sequence ATGAACCGACTAAAGACGACCCTGCTCCTTACCCTCCTGACCCTCCTCATGGTGGCGATGGGAAACGCCCTCGGCGGGAAGACCGGAATGGTCTTTGCCTTTGCCATGGCCTGCGCCACCAACTTCTTCTCCTACTGGTTTTCGGACAAGATCGTCCTCCGCATGTACGGTGCGCAGGAGGTCGGGGAGCATGAGCACCCGGCCTTCTACGGCATGGTGCGCCGCCTCGCCATTCAGGCCGGGCTTCCGATGCCGCGCGTCTACATCATCCCCTCCGACAGCCCCAATGCCTTCGCCACCGGGAGAAATCCGGACCACGCTGCGGTCGCCGCCACCGAAGGGATCTTGCGCATCCTCTCCCCCGCAGAGCTGGAAGGGGTCATGGCCCACGAACTGGCGCACGTGCAAAACCGCGACATTCTCGTATCGACGATCGCCGCCACCTTTGCCGGAGCGATCTCCATGGTAGGGAACATGCTGCAGTGGGGGGCGATGTTCGGCGCGGGACGGTCTGACGACGAGGAGGGGGGCAGCATCGTGGGGACTCTTGCCATGGCGATAGTAGCCCCGATTGCTGCCATGCTTATCCAGATGGCGGTGTCGCGTTCCCGCGAGTACCTCGCCGACGAAGGGGGCGCCCGCATCTGCGGCAATCCCTTGGCACTGGCCGGCGCACTGAACAAGCTGCACAACTACTCGCACATGATCCCGATGCAGGAGGCAAGACCGGCTTCGGCTCACCTCTTCATCGTGAACCCCCTTACCGGGAGCAGCCTCATGAACCTTTTCAGCACGCACCCCCCGATGGAAGAGCGTATTGCGCGGCTGGAGGCGATGGCGTACGGGCGGCGCGCATAA
- a CDS encoding HDOD domain-containing protein: MAIPLTIRRLLTIRGVELPVFHPIALKLQHLLERTDFKMDEVLALATEDPSVAGQILRMANSLGNIGRVRTETVKDAVIRLGAHRVANIAMAASQAGLHTSESKVINGFMQKLWVHSHACATGCRWLAIASGRPQVAEQAYMGGLLHDVGKLHLLKALERLNERGVAQSALEEAMLLEIFEELHVEQGESVMKEWNLPKAYCKVVEQHHLERYDTSDAVTALVRVVNCACHYRGIGLFHDRFLNLSILPETERLALSDQNLRELCGVLDESLHVTGAAQERVLLKRSSAQERIANSSMNSANS; this comes from the coding sequence ATGGCAATCCCATTAACGATACGCAGGCTTCTCACCATCAGAGGGGTCGAGCTGCCGGTCTTTCACCCGATCGCGCTCAAGTTGCAGCACCTCCTGGAGAGGACGGACTTCAAGATGGATGAGGTCCTCGCTCTCGCCACCGAAGATCCGTCCGTCGCCGGGCAGATCCTGAGGATGGCGAATTCTTTGGGGAACATCGGGCGCGTGCGGACCGAGACCGTGAAGGACGCCGTCATCAGGCTGGGAGCGCACCGGGTGGCCAACATCGCCATGGCGGCCTCCCAGGCGGGGCTGCACACCTCGGAGAGCAAGGTCATCAACGGCTTCATGCAGAAGCTCTGGGTGCACAGCCACGCCTGCGCCACGGGATGCCGCTGGCTGGCGATCGCCTCCGGCCGCCCGCAGGTCGCGGAGCAGGCGTACATGGGGGGACTGTTGCACGACGTGGGGAAGCTGCACCTCCTCAAAGCGCTGGAGCGGCTGAACGAGCGGGGGGTGGCGCAGAGCGCGCTGGAAGAGGCGATGCTTCTGGAGATTTTCGAGGAACTGCATGTGGAGCAGGGTGAGAGCGTCATGAAAGAGTGGAACCTGCCGAAGGCGTACTGCAAGGTCGTCGAGCAGCACCACCTCGAACGCTACGACACCTCCGACGCTGTGACCGCACTCGTCAGAGTCGTGAACTGCGCCTGCCACTACCGCGGCATCGGCCTCTTTCACGACCGGTTCCTCAATCTCTCCATCCTCCCGGAGACGGAGCGGCTCGCCCTTTCGGATCAGAATCTGAGGGAGTTGTGCGGCGTCCTCGATGAATCGCTGCATGTGACGGGAGCGGCTCAGGAGAGGGTCTTGTTGAAGCGGAGCAGCGCGCAGGAGAGGATCGCGAACTCCAGTATGAACAGCGCGAACAGCTAA
- the ylqF gene encoding ribosome biogenesis GTPase YlqF — MTIEWYPGHMSKAREQIKELMRKIDVVVEILDARLPSSSSNYLLQQLRRDKPCIKVLNKNDLADPEVTKSWVRHFRKSANVRALPLSAKQPGEVKQLIKLCRHLAPNRGNPGYPVRAMVIGIPNVGKSTLINTLAGKSLAKVGDKPAITVIAQQIDLHNGILLFDTPGLLWPEMSDQTGAYRLAASGAIGANALDYTNVGVFAARYMAARYPELLRNRYKLSELPEDPHHFLEAAGRHMGCLVSGGAVDVNRAAEAFVREVRAGKLGRVSFEEPETEVEGEMENPDLSGVLPESLH, encoded by the coding sequence ATGACCATAGAATGGTACCCGGGCCACATGAGCAAGGCCCGCGAGCAGATTAAAGAGTTGATGCGCAAGATAGACGTCGTCGTCGAGATCCTCGATGCCCGCCTCCCTTCCTCCAGCTCGAACTACCTGCTTCAGCAACTGCGTCGGGACAAGCCGTGTATCAAGGTCCTGAACAAGAACGACCTGGCCGATCCCGAGGTCACAAAATCATGGGTACGCCACTTCCGGAAATCTGCCAACGTCCGCGCTCTGCCGCTGTCGGCAAAGCAGCCTGGCGAGGTAAAGCAGCTCATCAAGCTGTGCAGGCACCTGGCCCCTAACCGGGGGAACCCGGGGTACCCGGTGCGTGCCATGGTGATCGGCATCCCCAACGTCGGGAAGTCGACCCTTATCAACACCCTGGCGGGGAAGTCCCTGGCCAAGGTGGGGGACAAGCCTGCCATCACCGTGATCGCCCAGCAGATCGACCTGCACAACGGAATTCTCCTTTTCGACACTCCGGGGCTGCTCTGGCCCGAGATGAGTGACCAGACGGGTGCATATCGTCTGGCGGCCAGCGGTGCCATCGGCGCCAATGCCCTCGACTACACCAACGTCGGGGTATTCGCCGCCCGATACATGGCGGCTCGCTATCCGGAACTACTAAGGAACCGTTACAAGCTCTCGGAATTGCCCGAAGATCCGCACCATTTCCTCGAGGCCGCGGGTCGCCACATGGGGTGCCTGGTGAGCGGAGGCGCGGTCGATGTGAACCGCGCCGCAGAAGCCTTTGTCCGGGAAGTTCGTGCGGGAAAGCTCGGGCGGGTGAGCTTTGAGGAGCCGGAGACTGAGGTCGAGGGCGAGATGGAGAATCCCGACCTGAGCGGTGTCCTCCCCGAATCGCTGCATTGA
- a CDS encoding ABC transporter permease, with translation MLERLKAMLIKEFIQVLRDPRMRFVVFFVPAFQTIIFGYAVNTDVRHVATAVYDLDNSRESREVTDRFIRSGYFDLTERVESDREARKAIDSGRVKLVIRMNRGFGNALTAGRAAPLQMILDGSDSNTAGIVLGYAAKIAETYTKELQREAVARGAGRDIPFNGVELESRAWFNENLESRNFYVPAVITNIVFIITMLLSSMSVVREKEIGTIEQVIVTPIGKGEFILGKTIPFVLIGFIDVGLISAVAAFWFDVPLRGSITLLFFATALFLMSSLGIGLLISTVSRTQQQAMMSAFFVIFPAMLLSGFAFPIENMPEPVQWLTYLNPIRFFLVIIRVIFLKGVGLEILWPQLLALFILGFAILSCAVLRFKKTLS, from the coding sequence TTGCTCGAACGTCTGAAAGCGATGCTGATAAAGGAGTTCATCCAGGTGCTGCGCGACCCGCGCATGCGCTTTGTGGTCTTCTTTGTCCCGGCGTTCCAGACGATCATTTTCGGGTATGCGGTAAACACTGACGTGCGCCACGTGGCGACGGCGGTGTATGACCTCGACAACAGCAGGGAAAGCCGCGAGGTGACCGACAGGTTCATTCGCTCCGGGTACTTCGACCTGACCGAGAGGGTGGAGAGCGACCGGGAGGCGCGAAAGGCGATCGACAGCGGCAGGGTAAAGCTCGTCATCCGGATGAACCGCGGCTTTGGAAACGCCCTGACAGCCGGACGCGCGGCACCTTTGCAGATGATACTGGACGGGAGTGACTCGAATACGGCGGGAATCGTGCTCGGCTACGCGGCGAAGATCGCGGAGACATACACAAAGGAGTTGCAGCGGGAAGCGGTGGCGCGCGGCGCGGGGCGCGACATCCCCTTCAACGGGGTCGAACTGGAGAGCCGCGCCTGGTTCAACGAAAATCTCGAAAGCCGCAATTTTTACGTGCCGGCGGTCATCACCAACATCGTTTTCATCATCACCATGCTCCTTTCCAGCATGTCTGTTGTGCGTGAAAAGGAGATCGGCACCATCGAGCAGGTCATTGTCACGCCGATAGGGAAAGGGGAATTCATCCTCGGAAAGACGATCCCCTTCGTGCTTATCGGCTTCATCGACGTAGGTCTCATCTCGGCGGTGGCGGCGTTCTGGTTCGATGTCCCGTTGCGCGGCAGCATCACCCTTCTTTTCTTCGCCACGGCCCTTTTCCTGATGAGCTCCCTCGGTATCGGGCTTCTCATCTCCACCGTGAGCCGCACGCAGCAGCAGGCGATGATGAGCGCGTTTTTCGTGATCTTCCCTGCGATGCTTCTTTCCGGCTTTGCCTTCCCCATAGAGAACATGCCGGAGCCGGTGCAGTGGCTTACCTACCTGAACCCGATCCGCTTCTTCCTGGTGATCATCCGGGTGATCTTTCTCAAAGGGGTGGGGCTGGAGATACTGTGGCCTCAGCTGCTCGCGCTGTTCATACTCGGCTTCGCGATCCTCTCCTGCGCGGTGCTCCGCTTCAAGAAGACCCTCTCGTGA
- a CDS encoding ABC transporter permease produces MKPTRVWAISRKEFLHVVRDWRSLGIGIAIPIVMLFLFGYALTLDVDRVPLIVWDQSASTVSRDFLGGFKGSRYFSVVGYTDSYREIERAVDSGEALLALVIPVDFAGKVLSGRGATVQLILDGSDPNMATFALGYAEAVTRNFTQSVQLSLVRRMGERPFGGMLQIEPRVWFNSDMASRDYIFPGLIPIIMMVIAALLTSLTFAREWEVGTMEQLVATPVTGGELIAGKLIPYFVIGMFDLLLCVLVGQFFFDIPFRGGLLLLFALSSIFLIGALAFGMLISIVTKSQLLASQIALVATMLPAFLLSGFIFPIENMPYPIQLFTYLFTARYFVALLRGIYLKGVGLEILGGQALLLALFAVVVLGVALVKFRKKIE; encoded by the coding sequence GTGAAGCCTACCCGCGTCTGGGCCATTTCCCGGAAAGAATTTCTCCATGTCGTGCGCGACTGGCGCAGCCTCGGAATTGGCATCGCGATACCGATCGTCATGCTCTTTCTCTTTGGCTACGCGCTGACGCTCGACGTGGACCGCGTGCCCCTCATCGTGTGGGACCAGAGCGCCTCGACCGTCAGCCGCGACTTCCTAGGCGGGTTCAAGGGCTCACGCTACTTCTCGGTCGTCGGATATACCGACAGCTACCGCGAAATCGAGAGGGCCGTGGATTCAGGCGAGGCTCTCCTTGCCCTGGTGATACCGGTCGATTTTGCGGGCAAGGTCCTCTCGGGGCGCGGAGCGACGGTGCAACTCATCCTCGATGGGAGCGATCCCAATATGGCCACCTTCGCCCTCGGCTACGCCGAGGCGGTGACCCGCAATTTCACCCAGAGCGTGCAGCTCTCCCTGGTGCGCCGCATGGGGGAGCGCCCTTTTGGGGGGATGCTGCAGATCGAGCCGCGCGTCTGGTTCAACTCGGACATGGCGTCCCGCGACTACATCTTCCCGGGGCTCATTCCCATCATCATGATGGTCATCGCCGCGCTCCTCACCTCCCTGACCTTTGCCCGTGAGTGGGAAGTGGGGACGATGGAACAGCTCGTGGCGACGCCGGTAACGGGCGGAGAGCTCATTGCCGGTAAGCTGATCCCGTACTTCGTGATCGGCATGTTCGACCTTTTGCTGTGCGTGCTGGTGGGACAGTTTTTCTTCGACATACCGTTTCGGGGAGGGTTGCTCCTCCTCTTCGCCCTTTCCTCCATATTTCTCATCGGCGCCCTCGCATTCGGAATGCTAATCAGCATCGTCACCAAGAGCCAGCTCCTGGCGAGCCAGATCGCGCTGGTGGCGACCATGCTCCCGGCTTTTCTCCTCTCGGGGTTCATCTTCCCGATCGAGAACATGCCGTACCCGATCCAGCTCTTTACCTATCTCTTTACCGCACGCTATTTCGTGGCTTTGCTGCGGGGGATATACCTGAAGGGGGTCGGGCTGGAGATTCTCGGCGGGCAGGCGCTCCTGCTGGCACTCTTTGCCGTGGTCGTGCTGGGAGTCGCGCTGGTGAAGTTCAGGAAGAAGATTGAATAG
- a CDS encoding ABC transporter ATP-binding protein, which yields MYRITEAYGSGSGNSSAVSLRNLTRRFGDFVAVDKVSLEVARGEIFGFLGPNGAGKSTTIRMLCGILPPSEGGGTVAGFDIEKDPEQIKTRIGYMSQRFSLYEDLTVEENIDFYSGIYRIPQQKKKERKDWVVQMAGLQDHLRSKSSNLSGGWKQRLALGCAILHEPPIVFLDEPTSGVDPISRRSFWELIYRLAGGGVTVFVTTHYMEEAECCDRLGFIYRGQLIALGAPSELKESFRGEILEVSCERPHEALDDLERLPGVKRAALFAAQIHVTVENAERDEPAILQALSDRKPRVERITPSLEDLFVSLIEERER from the coding sequence ATGTACAGGATCACGGAAGCGTACGGCTCCGGCAGCGGTAACAGCAGCGCCGTCTCGCTGCGAAATCTCACCAGGCGATTTGGCGATTTCGTGGCGGTGGACAAGGTAAGCCTGGAGGTCGCGCGCGGCGAGATCTTCGGTTTTCTCGGACCAAACGGCGCGGGGAAGTCGACCACCATCCGGATGCTCTGCGGCATACTCCCGCCGAGCGAGGGCGGCGGGACCGTCGCAGGCTTTGACATCGAGAAGGACCCGGAGCAGATCAAGACCCGCATCGGCTACATGAGCCAGAGGTTTTCCCTTTACGAGGACCTGACGGTAGAGGAGAACATCGATTTTTACAGCGGCATCTACCGCATTCCGCAGCAGAAAAAGAAGGAGCGCAAGGATTGGGTCGTGCAGATGGCGGGGTTGCAGGACCATCTGAGAAGCAAGAGTTCGAACCTCTCCGGCGGCTGGAAACAGCGCCTCGCCCTCGGCTGCGCGATCCTGCACGAACCCCCCATCGTTTTTCTCGACGAGCCGACTTCCGGCGTCGATCCCATCAGCAGACGCAGTTTCTGGGAACTGATCTATCGCCTCGCCGGCGGTGGCGTCACCGTCTTCGTGACGACGCACTACATGGAGGAGGCCGAGTGCTGCGACCGGCTCGGGTTCATCTACCGCGGCCAGCTCATTGCGTTGGGGGCCCCCTCTGAGCTGAAGGAGAGCTTCCGCGGCGAGATCCTGGAGGTGAGTTGCGAGCGCCCGCACGAGGCGCTGGACGACCTGGAGCGGCTGCCGGGAGTGAAGCGAGCCGCCCTTTTTGCGGCCCAGATACATGTGACGGTGGAAAATGCGGAGCGGGATGAGCCAGCGATCTTGCAGGCGCTGTCGGACCGGAAGCCGCGGGTGGAGCGGATCACCCCTTCGCTGGAGGATCTCTTTGTTTCGCTTATCGAGGAGCGGGAGAGGTAG
- a CDS encoding ABC transporter ATP-binding protein — protein sequence MEAIRAEGLTKRFGETIAVDGIDLSVTAGELFALVGSDGAGKSTTLRMLTGIMDASAGSVFVLGKEMSRYGKEVRGDIGYMSQRFGLYEDLTVEENILFFADIYGLPRRERRDRAEELLSFGKLTPFKKRFAGKLSGGMKQKLGLACALMHKPRVLFLDEPTNGVDPVSRRDFWRILHQLLAGGVTVCLATSYLDEAERCNRVALMDRGKILGCDSPAGLKKLMKGGVLEISTSQPRLAVRIVSAAFPPGSVALFGEKVHLYAVDPDEAQGLATARLREGRVEVTGVRRVEPSLEDLFVSLLRERH from the coding sequence ATGGAAGCGATAAGAGCCGAGGGGCTCACGAAGCGGTTCGGCGAGACGATCGCAGTCGACGGCATCGACCTCAGCGTCACCGCCGGCGAACTCTTTGCTCTGGTCGGATCCGACGGCGCCGGCAAGAGCACCACGCTGCGCATGCTGACCGGGATCATGGACGCCAGCGCGGGGAGCGTCTTCGTCCTTGGGAAAGAGATGTCCCGCTACGGCAAGGAGGTGCGTGGGGATATCGGCTACATGAGCCAGCGCTTCGGACTGTACGAGGACCTCACGGTGGAGGAAAACATACTCTTTTTTGCCGACATCTACGGCCTGCCGCGTCGCGAGCGTCGGGATAGGGCGGAGGAGCTCCTCTCCTTCGGGAAGCTGACACCGTTCAAAAAGCGCTTTGCCGGCAAGCTCTCCGGCGGGATGAAGCAAAAGCTGGGGCTGGCCTGCGCCCTCATGCACAAGCCGCGCGTCCTCTTTCTCGACGAGCCGACAAACGGAGTCGATCCGGTGTCGCGCAGGGATTTCTGGCGCATCCTCCATCAGCTTCTGGCAGGGGGGGTGACCGTCTGCCTGGCCACGAGTTATCTTGACGAGGCGGAGCGCTGCAACAGGGTCGCCCTCATGGACCGCGGCAAAATCCTCGGCTGCGACTCCCCCGCGGGGCTAAAGAAGCTCATGAAAGGGGGAGTGCTGGAGATATCCACCTCCCAGCCCCGCCTTGCTGTACGGATCGTCTCGGCGGCCTTTCCCCCCGGATCGGTGGCACTCTTTGGGGAGAAGGTGCATCTCTATGCCGTCGACCCGGACGAGGCGCAGGGGCTCGCCACGGCGAGGCTGCGGGAGGGGCGGGTGGAGGTGACCGGCGTGCGGAGGGTGGAGCCTTCGCTGGAAGATCTTTTCGTCTCCCTCCTGAGGGAAAGGCACTGA
- a CDS encoding HlyD family secretion protein encodes MLHVNKRLVAVALLLTILAAAAWWYLVPKRVPRDVLKVSGNVELTAVQVSFKVPGRVKARLVDEGAVVRRGEVVALLDDEELRHGVEQAAGQEGAAAAALEELKNGARAEEIAEAEALVEQAQAQAQRLQADFKRQAALYQKEVISRRDFEAAQAAEIASRAALAERKQALKLLRKGARREQVDQGAARVQQARGVLSEAKARLSYATLLSPISGVVLSKGIEPGEQVAPGTPVITVGDLENTWLKAYIPETELGRVHLGQAARVTTDSYPGRVFEGRVTFISSEAEFTPKNVQTEKERVKLVYRIKISLPNPKMELKPGMPADAQIVTGG; translated from the coding sequence ATGCTACATGTGAACAAGCGCCTGGTGGCCGTGGCCCTGCTGCTTACTATTTTGGCAGCGGCTGCCTGGTGGTACCTGGTGCCGAAGCGGGTGCCCCGCGACGTGCTGAAGGTTTCGGGAAACGTGGAGCTAACCGCCGTGCAGGTGAGCTTCAAGGTGCCGGGGCGGGTGAAGGCGCGACTGGTCGATGAGGGGGCGGTGGTGCGCCGCGGCGAGGTGGTGGCGCTCCTTGATGATGAGGAGTTGCGCCACGGTGTGGAGCAGGCGGCAGGGCAGGAGGGTGCGGCGGCCGCGGCGCTGGAGGAGCTGAAAAACGGGGCGCGCGCCGAGGAAATAGCCGAAGCGGAGGCGCTGGTGGAACAGGCCCAGGCTCAGGCGCAGCGGCTCCAGGCCGACTTCAAAAGGCAGGCGGCGCTGTACCAGAAGGAAGTCATCTCGAGGAGGGATTTTGAGGCGGCACAAGCCGCGGAGATCGCCAGCCGGGCGGCTCTTGCGGAGCGGAAGCAGGCGTTGAAGCTCCTGCGCAAGGGGGCGCGGCGCGAGCAGGTCGACCAGGGCGCGGCAAGGGTGCAGCAGGCGCGCGGCGTCCTCTCCGAGGCAAAGGCTCGCCTCTCCTATGCGACACTCCTCTCTCCCATTTCGGGAGTTGTCCTCTCCAAAGGGATCGAGCCGGGGGAACAGGTCGCACCGGGGACCCCGGTGATAACGGTCGGCGACCTGGAGAATACCTGGCTGAAGGCGTACATCCCTGAGACGGAGCTCGGGCGGGTGCATCTTGGGCAGGCGGCCCGTGTCACCACCGACAGCTATCCAGGGCGAGTATTCGAGGGAAGGGTCACCTTCATTTCCAGCGAGGCGGAATTTACACCCAAGAACGTGCAGACCGAGAAGGAGCGGGTGAAGCTCGTGTACCGCATCAAGATCTCCCTGCCGAATCCAAAGATGGAGCTCAAACCCGGGATGCCGGCGGATGCCCAGATCGTCACCGGCGGGTGA
- a CDS encoding ANTAR domain-containing response regulator, whose protein sequence is MRKAVLCVHDEKMVGSLKKRLHEQSFAEIILCDSAGETAETALEKLPALVLLESTSPAGEIATAAERIRSVHTMPIIVIAEQCSADDISQAAGAGVSAILTKPVRDADLSAAVELTLAASREVAKLTEEVSRLKDQIEARKVVEKAKGRLMERDKLTEAEAFRRMQRLAMDRRISMRQLAEAILLTDRIGH, encoded by the coding sequence ATGAGAAAAGCGGTCCTGTGCGTGCACGATGAAAAAATGGTGGGGAGCCTAAAAAAGAGGCTCCACGAGCAATCGTTTGCTGAAATAATATTGTGCGACAGTGCAGGCGAGACCGCTGAGACAGCGCTGGAGAAGTTGCCGGCACTGGTGCTTTTGGAATCGACCTCCCCCGCAGGCGAGATCGCGACGGCAGCCGAGCGCATCAGATCGGTGCACACCATGCCCATCATCGTCATTGCCGAGCAGTGCAGCGCGGACGACATCTCACAGGCAGCCGGCGCCGGAGTCTCCGCCATCCTCACGAAACCGGTGAGGGATGCGGATCTCAGCGCGGCGGTGGAGCTGACTCTCGCCGCCTCGCGGGAAGTGGCGAAGCTGACCGAGGAGGTGAGCCGCCTCAAAGACCAGATCGAGGCGAGAAAAGTGGTGGAAAAGGCAAAGGGGCGCCTGATGGAGCGGGACAAGCTGACCGAGGCTGAGGCATTCCGCAGGATGCAGCGGCTCGCCATGGATCGGAGGATTTCCATGCGCCAGCTCGCGGAGGCGATCCTCCTCACCGACAGGATCGGCCATTGA
- the htpX gene encoding zinc metalloprotease HtpX codes for MNRMKTFILLTALTLLMVAMGSAIGGRSGMIFAFFMAAAMNFFSYWFSDKIVLSMYGAKEVTEQEAPQFYGIIRRLAVQAGLPMPKVYIIPSDSPNAFATGRNPEHAAVAATEGILRILSGDELAGVMAHELSHVANRDILVSTIAATIAGAISMLGNMLQWAAIFGGGRSNDDDRGGLAGSLAMAIIAPLAAMLIQLAVSRSREYMADESGARMCGNPLSLASALRKLENGSRMLPMAEARPATAHLFIVNPLTGGGLMSLFSTHPPMEERIARLESMAYRPVR; via the coding sequence GTGAACAGAATGAAAACATTCATCCTCCTCACCGCCCTCACCCTCCTCATGGTCGCCATGGGGAGCGCCATCGGAGGGAGATCCGGCATGATCTTCGCCTTTTTCATGGCGGCGGCGATGAACTTCTTCTCCTACTGGTTTTCCGACAAGATCGTCCTCTCGATGTACGGAGCGAAGGAGGTCACGGAGCAGGAGGCACCGCAGTTTTACGGCATCATCAGGCGGCTCGCGGTACAGGCGGGGCTCCCGATGCCGAAGGTGTACATTATCCCCTCCGACAGCCCCAATGCCTTTGCCACGGGGAGGAACCCGGAACACGCCGCCGTCGCCGCGACGGAAGGTATCCTCAGGATCCTCTCGGGGGACGAACTGGCAGGAGTAATGGCGCACGAGCTCTCGCACGTCGCCAACAGGGACATCCTCGTCTCCACCATTGCGGCAACCATCGCCGGCGCGATCTCCATGCTCGGGAACATGCTGCAGTGGGCGGCGATCTTCGGCGGTGGGAGGAGCAATGACGACGACAGGGGGGGGCTGGCCGGCTCTCTCGCCATGGCGATAATAGCGCCGCTGGCGGCGATGCTCATTCAGCTTGCGGTATCGAGGTCGCGGGAGTACATGGCGGACGAGTCGGGCGCACGGATGTGCGGCAATCCGCTCTCACTGGCGAGCGCGCTGAGGAAGCTGGAGAATGGTTCCCGGATGCTCCCTATGGCGGAGGCGCGGCCGGCGACGGCGCACCTTTTCATCGTGAACCCGCTCACCGGCGGCGGCCTCATGAGCCTCTTTTCCACGCACCCGCCGATGGAGGAGCGGATAGCGAGGCTGGAGTCGATGGCGTACCGGCCGGTGAGATAG